The proteins below are encoded in one region of Equus caballus isolate H_3958 breed thoroughbred chromosome 16, TB-T2T, whole genome shotgun sequence:
- the INHCA gene encoding inhibitor of carbonic anhydrase, protein MRLAICALLYAGALGLCLAVSVKTVRWCTVSTHEASKCSRFSQNMRRVVPADGPHVICVKRTSYLECIKAIAAKEADAVTIDGGLVFEAGLAPYNLKPIVAEFYGSKRDPQTHHYVVALVKKASDFQLNQLQGKKSCHTGLGRSAGWNIPIGLLLPSDPFQEAVAKFFSSSCVPCVDGKEFPSLCQLCAGKGTDKCACSSQEPYFGYSGAFKCLQDGAGDVAFVRHTTVFENLPDRVNRDDYQLLCRDMVRKPVEEYKECHLALVPSHAIVARSVDGKEDLIWELLNRAQEIFGSDENLVFQLFGSPYGKDLLFTDATLGFLRVPPKMDAKLYLGYEYSAAIQHLRRVVEDPQRVLWCSVGQHERTKCDEWSAVSGDALECTTEETTEDCIAAIVKGEADAMSLDGGFIYTAGKCGLVPVLAENYMPTDGNEQLGSKCVHTPVEGYYVVAVVKKSDADLTWNSLRGKKSCHSAVGTSAGWHIPMGLIYNQTGSCKFDEFFSQSCAPGSDPDSSLCALCSGGSNPAHTCAPNSHERYYGPSGALRCLVEKGDVAFVKHSAVLQNTDGKNPEAWAKDLKKEDFQLLCLDGTRKPVTEAQSCHLARVPNHAVVSRQNKADFIRRRLFNQQELFGRNGFEYRMFQLFQSSPKDLLFSDDTECLANLQDTTTYQKYLGPEYLMAIANVKQCLSFELVDACTFHGN, encoded by the exons GGCTGTGCCTGGCTGTCTCTGTGAAAACTGTGAGATGGTGCACTGTGTCAACTCATGAGGCCAGTAAGTGCTCCCGTTTCAGCCAGAATATGAGAAGAGTCGTTCCAGCAGATGGTCCTCATGTCATCTGTGTGAAGAGAACCTCCTACCTGGAGTGCATCAAGGCCATTGCG GCAAAGGAAGCAGACGCTGTGACCATCGATGGAGGTTTGGTGTTTGAAGCAGGCCTGGCCCCCTACAACCTGAAGCCCATCGTGGCCGAGTTCTATGGGTCAAAAAGAG ATCCACAAACCCACCATTATGTCGTAGCCCTGGTGAAGAAGGCCAGCGACTTCCAGCTGAACCAGCTCCAAGGCAAGAAGTCCTGCCACACGGGCCTTGGCAGGTCTGCTGGGTGGAACATCCCTATTGGGTTGCTTCTTCCCTCTGACCCCTTCCAAGAAG CAGTGGCCAAGTTCTTCTCCAGCAGCTGCGTCCCCTGTGTGGATGGGAAGGAGTTCCCCAGCCTGTGTCAACTGTGTGCGGGGAAAGGGACAGACAAGTGTGCCTGTTCCTCCCAAGAACCGTACTTCGGCTATTCAGGAGCCTTCAA GTGTCTGCAGGACGGTGCGGGGGATGTGGCCTTCGTGAGGCATACGACCGTGTTTG AGAACCTGCCAGACAGGGTCAACAGGGATGACTATCAGCTGCTCTGCAGGGACATGGTCCGGAAGCCAGTGGAGGAATATAAAGAGTGTCACCTAGCCCTGGTCCCTTCTCACGCCATTGTGGCTCGAAGCGTGGACGGCAAGGAGGACTTGATCTGGGAGCTTCTTAACCGGGCCCAG GAAATTTTTGGAAGTGACGAGAATTTAGTATTCCAGCTCTTTGGCTCTCCTTATGGGAAGGACCTGCTGTTTACAGACGCCACCCTTGGGTTTTTAAGAGTCCCACCTAAGATGGATGCCAAGCTGTACTTGGGATATGAATATTCAGCTGCCATTCAGCATCTAAGGAGAG TTGTGGAAGACCCCCAGAGGGTGCTCTGGTGCTCAGTGGGCCAACATGAGAGGACCAAGTGTGACGAGTGGAGTGCTGTGAGTGGTGACGCCTTAGAGTGCACCACAGAGGAGACCACTGAAGACTGCATCGCTGCCATCGTG AAAGGAGAAGCTGATGCCATGAGCTTAGATGGAGGATTCATCTACACAGCGGGCAAGTGTGGTCTGGTGCCTGTCCTGGCCGAGAACTACA tgccTACAGATGGCAATGAGCAGCTTGGGTCTAAGTGTGTGCATACACCCGTGGAAG GTTACTACGTCGTGGCAGTGGTTAAGAAATCAGATGCCGACCTCACCTGGAACTCTCTACGAGGCAAGAAATCCTGCCACAGTGCCGTTGGCACTTCTGCAGGCTGGCACATCCCCATGGGCTTAATATACAACCAAACTGGGTCCTGTAAATTTG ATGAATTCTTCAGTCAAAGCTGTGCGCCTGGGTCTGATCCGGATTCCAGTCTCTGTGCTCTCTGCAGCGGCGGCAGCAATCCAGCCCACACGTGTGCTCCCAACAGCCACGAGAGATACTACGGCCCCAGCGGGGCGCTCAG GTGTCTGGTTGAGAAAGGAGATGTGGCCTTCGTGAAGCACTCCGCGGTCCTGCAGAACACTGACG GAAAGAACCCTGAAGCATGGGCTAAGGATCTGAAGAAGGAAGACTTTCAGCTGCTGTGCCTTGATGGTACCAGGAAGCCTGTGACCGAGGCTCAGAGCTGCCACCTGGCCAGAGTCCCAAATCATGCTGTGGTCTCAAGGCAAAATAAGGCAGATTTTATTCGCAGAAGGCTCTTCAACCAACAG GAGCTCTTTGGAAGAAATGGGTTTGAATACAGGATGTTCCAGCTGTTCCAATCCTCACCCAAGGACCTGCTCTTCAGTGATGACACGGAATGTCTGGCTAACCTTCAGGACACAACAACTTATCAAAAATACTTAGGGCCAGAGTATCTCATGGCTATTGCTAATGTGAAACAATGCTTATCCTTTG AACTTGTGGATGCCTGCACCTTCCATGGAAATTAA